One Callospermophilus lateralis isolate mCalLat2 chromosome 6, mCalLat2.hap1, whole genome shotgun sequence genomic region harbors:
- the Dsp gene encoding desmoplakin isoform X1: protein MSCNGGSHPRINTLGRMTRAESGPDLRYEMTGGGGGGGGGGGGGGTSRMYYSRRYTVNDQNSDGYCQTGTMSRHQNQNTIQELLQNCSDCLMRAELIVQPELKYGDGIQLARSRELDECFAQANDQMEITDSLIREMRQMGQPCDAYQKRLLQLQEQMRALYKAISVPRVRRASSKGGGGYTCQSGSGWDEFTKRLTGECLGWMRQQRAEMDLVAWGVDLASVEQHINSHRSLHNAIGDYRWQLDKIKADLREKSAIYQLEEEYENLLKASFERMDHLRQLQSIIQATSREIMWINDCEEEELLYDWSDKNTNIAQKQEAFSIRMSQLEVKEKELNKLKQESDQLVLNQHPASDKIEAYMDTLQTQWSWILQITKCIDVHLKENAAYFQFFEEAQSTESYLKGLQDSIRKKYPCDKNMPLQHLLEQIKELEKEREKILEYKRQVQSLVNKSKKIVQLKPRNPDYRSNKPIILRALCDYKQDQKIVHKGDECILKDNNERSKWYVTGPGGVDMLVPSVGLIIPPPNPLAVDLSSKIEQYYEAILALWNQLYINMKSLVSWHYCMIDIEKIRAMTIAKLKTMRQEDYMKTISDLELHYQEFIRNSQGSEMFGDDDKRKMQSQFTDAQKHYQTLVIQLPGHPQHQTVTTTEITHVGSCQDANHNKVIETNRECDKQETWLLMELQKVRRQMEHCEGRMSLKNLLLTDQGSSHHITLKINELKSVQNDSQAIAEVLNQLKDMLANFRGSEKYCYLQNEVFGLFQKLENINGVSDGYLNSLCAVRALLQAILQTEDMLKVYEARLTEEETVCLDLDKVEAYRCGLKKIKNDLNLKKSLLATMKTELQKAQQIHSQTSQQYPLYDLDLGKFSEKVTQLSDRWQKIDKQIDYRLWDLEKQIKQLRNYRDNYQSFCKWLHDAKRRQDSLESMKFCDSNTVMRLLNEQKNLHNEISGKRDKSEEVNKVAELCANSIKDYELQLASYTSGLETLLNIPIKRTMVQSPSGVILQEAAEIHARYIELLTRSGDYYRFLSEMLKSLEDLKLKNTKIEVLEEELRLARDANSENCNKNKFLDQNLQKYQAECSQFKAKLVSLEELKRQAELDGKSAKQNLDKCYAQIKELNEKITRLTYEIEDEKRRRKTVEDRFDQQKNDYDQLQKARQCEKESLGWQKLESEKAIKEKEYEIERLRVLLQEEGARKREYENELAKVRNHYNEEMSNLRNKYETEINITKTTIKEISMQKEDDSKNLRNQLDRLSRENRDLKDEIVRLNDSILQTTEQRRRAEENVLQQKACGSEIMQKKQQLEIELKQVIQQRSEDNARHKQSLEEAAKTIQDKNKEIERLKADFQEEAKRRREYENELGKVRNSYDEEIISLKNQFETEINITKTTIHQLTMQKEEDTSGYQAQIDNLTRENRSLSEEIKRLKNTLAQTTENLRRVEENVQQQKATGSEMSQRKQQLEIELRQVTQMRTEESMRYKQSLDDAAKTIQDKNKEIERLKQLIEKETNERKCLEDENVKLQRVQYDLQKANSSASETISRLKVQEQELTRLRIDYERVSQERTLKDQDITRFQSSLKDLQLQKQKVEEELHRLKRTASEDSSKRKKLEEELEGMRRSLKEQVIKITNLTQQLEQASIVKKRSEDDLRQQRDVLEGHLREKQRTQEELRRLSSEVETLRRQLLQEQENVKQAQVRNEHFQKAIEDKSRSLNESKIEIERLQSLTENLTKEHLMLEEELRNLRLEYDELRRGRSEADSDKNATISELRSQLQISNNRTLELQGLINDLQRERENLRQEIEKFQKQALEASNRIQESKSQCTQVVQERESLLVKIKVLEQDKARLQRLEDELNRLKSSLEAESRVKQRLESEKQQIQNDLNQWKTQYSRKEEAIRKIEAEREKSEREKNSLRSEIERLQAEIKRIEERCRRKLEDSSRETQSQLETERCRLQREIDKLRQRPYGSHRETQTEYEWTVDSSKLVFDGLRKKVTAMQLYECQLIDKATLDKLLKGKKSVEEVASEIQPFLRGAGAIAGASASPKEKYSLVEAKRKKLITPESTVMLLEAQAATGGIIDPHRNEKLTVDNAIARDLIDFDDRQQIYTAEKAITGFDDPFSGKTVSVSEAIKKNLIDRETGMRLLEAQIASGGVVDPVNSVFLPKDVALARGLIDRDLYRSLNDPRDSQKNFVDPVTKKKVSYMQLRERCRIEPHTGLLLLTVQKRSMSFQGIRQPVTVTELVDSGILRPSTVNELESGQISYDEVGERIKDFLQGSSCIAGIYNETTKQKLGIYEAMKIGLVRPGTALELLEAQAATGFIVDPVSNLRLPVEEAYKRGLVGIEFKEKLLSAERAVTGYNDPETGNIISLFQAMNKELIEKGHGIRLLEAQIATGGIIDPKESHRLPVDMAYKRGYFNEELSEILSDPSDDTKGFFDPNTEENLTYLQLKERCIKDEETGLCLLPLKEKKKQVQTSQKNTLRKRRVVIVDPETNKEMSVQEAYKKGLIDYETFKELCEQECEWEEITITGSDGSTRVVLVDRKTGSQYDIQDAIDKGLVDRKFFDQYRSGSLSLTQFADMISLKNGIGNGSGSGMCTSVNDDVFSSSRHESVSKISTISSVRNLTIRSSSFSDSLEESSPIAAIFDTENLEKISITEGIERGIVDSITGQRLLEAQACTGGIIHPTTGQKLSLQDAVSQGLIDQDMATRLKPAQKAFIGFEGVKGKKKMSAAEAVKEKWLPYEAGQRFLEFQYLTGGLVDPEVHGRISTEEAIRKGFIDGRAAQRLQDTSSYAKILTCPKTKLKISYKDAMNRSMVEDITGLRLLEAASVSSKGLPSPYNMSSAPGSRSGSRSGSRSGSRSGSRSGSRRGSFDATGNSSYSYSYTFSSSSIGH, encoded by the exons GCAGAGATGGACTTGGTGGCCTGGGGAGTGGACCTGGCCTCCGTGGAGCAGCACATCAACAGCCACAGGAGCCTCCACAACGCCATTGGAGACTACCGCTGGCAGCTGGACAAAATTAAAGCCGACTTG CGTGAGAAGTCCGCCATCTACCAGTTGGAAGAGGAGTATGAAAACCTGCTG AAAGCGTCCTTTGAGAGGATGGATCACCTGCGACAGCTGCAGAGCATCATCCAGGCCACCTCCCGAGAGATCATGTGGATCAATGACTGcgaggaggaggagctgctgtaTGACTGGAGCGACAAGAACACCAACATCGCCCAGAAACAGGAGGCCTTCTCG ATACGCATGAGTCAACTGGAGGTCAAGGAAAAAGAGCTCAATAAGCTTAAACAAGAAAGTGACCAACTCGTCCTCAACCAGCACCCTGCCTCCGACAAAATCGAG GCGTATATGGACACTCTCCAGACACAGTGGAGCTGGATTCTGCAGATCACCAAATGCATTGATGTTCACCTCAAAGAAAATGCTGCCTACTTTCAG TTTTTTGAAGAGGCCCAGTCTACTGAATCCTACCTGAAGGGACTGCAAGACTCCATTAGGAAGAAGTACCCCTGTGACAAGAACATGCCCCTACAGCACCTGCTGGAACAGATCAAGGAGCTGGAG AAAGAACGAGAGAAAATTCTTGAATACAAGCGTCAGGTGCAGAGCTTGGTAAACAAGTCCAAGAAGATTGTACAGCTGAAACCGCGGAACCCAGACTACAGGAGCAATAAACCCATTATCCTCAGAGCTCTCTGTGACTACAAACAGGACCAG AAAATCGTGCACAAAGGGGACGAGTGCATCCTGAAGGACAACAACGAGCGCAGCAAGTGGTACGTGACGGGCCCCGGAGGCGTGGACATGCTCGTGCCTTCTGTTGGGCTGATCATTCCTCCCCCGAATCCACTGGCCGTGGACCTCTCTTCCAA GATTGAGCAATACTACGAAGCTATCCTGGCTCTGTGGAACCAGCTGTACATCAACATGAAGAGCCTGGTGTCCTGGCACTACTGCATGATCGACATCGAGAAAATCAGGGCCATGACTATCGCCAAG CTCAAGACGATGCGGCAGGAAGATTACATGAAGACCATATCTGACCTTGAGTTACATTACCAAGAGTTCATCAGAAATAGCCAGGGCTCTGAGATGTTTGGCGATGATGACAAGCGGAAGATGCAGTCTCAGTTCACGGATGCACAGAAGCATTACCAGACCCTGGTCATCCAACTCCCtggccatccccagcaccagacag taacCACAACTGAAATCACTCACGTTGGTTCCTGCCAAGATGCCAACCATAATAAAGTCATTGAGACCAACAGAGAATGTGACAAGCAAGAGACCTGGCTGCTGATGGAGCTCCAGAAGGTCCGCAGGCAGATGGAGCACTGTGAGGGCAGGATGTCACTGAAAAACCTCCTGCTGACAGACCAGGGGTCTTCACACCACATCACCCTGAAGATCAATGAGCTCAAG AGTGTACAGAATGATTCTCAAGCCATTGCAGAAGTTCTCAACCAGCTTAAGGACATGCTTGCTAACTTCAGAGGTTCTGAGAAATACTGCTATTTACAGAATGAGGTGTTTGGACTATTCCAGAAACTGGAAAATATCAACGGAGTTTCAGATGGCTACTTAAATAG CTTGTGTGCAGTGAGAGCACTCCTGCAGGCGATTCTCCAGACGGAAGACATGTTAAAGGTCTATGAAGCCAGGCTCACCGAAGAGGAAACGGTTTGCCTGGACCTGGATAAAGTGGAGGCCTACCGCTGTGGACTGAAG aaaataaaaaatgacttGAACTTGAAGAAGTCGTTGTTGGCCACCATGAAGACGGAACTGCAGAAAGCCCAACAAATACACTCTCAGACCTCCCAGCAGTATCCACTTTACGACCTGGATCTGGGCAAATTcagtgaaaaagtcacacagctgTCAGATCGCTGGCAAAAAATTGACAAACAGATAGACTACAG ATTGTGGGACCTTGAGAAACAAATCAAACAACTAAGGAATTATCGTGATAACTATCAGAGTTTCTGCAAGTGGCTGCACGATGCCAAGCGCCGCCAGGATTCCTTGGAGTCCATGAAATTTTGCGACTCCAACACCGTCATGCGACTTTTGAATGAGCAGAAG AACTTgcacaatgaaatatctggaaaaCGAGACAAATCAGAAGAAGTAAATAAGGTCGCTGAACTTTGTGCAAATTCCATTAAG GATTATGAACTCCAGCTGGCATCGTATACTTCCGGCCTGGAAACTCTACTgaacatacctatcaagagaaCCATGGTTCAGTCCCCATCTGGGGTGATTCTGCAAGAG GCTGCAGAGATTCATGCTCGGTACATAGAACTTCTTACAAGGTCTGGAGACTATTATAGATTCTTAAGTGAGATGCTGAAGAGTTTGGAAGATCTGAAG CTGAAAAACACCAAAATCGAAGTTTTGGAAGAGGAGCTCCGACTGGCCCGCGATGCCAACTCGGAAAACTGCAACAAGAACAAATTCCTGGATCAGAACCTGCAGAAATACCAGGCGGAATGTTCCCAGTTCAAAGCGAAGCTCGTGAGCCTGGAGGAGCTGAAGAGACAGGCCGAGCTGGACGGGAAGTCGGCCAAGCAAAATCTGGACAAGTGCTACGCCCAGATCAAAGAGCTCAACGAGAAGATCACCCGGCTGACCTACGAGATCGAAGACGAGAAACGCCGGAGAAAGACAGTGGAGGACAGATTCGACCAACAGAAGAACGACTATGACCAGCTGCAGAAAGCCAGGCAGTGCGAAAAGGAGAGCCTGGGTTGGCAGAAACTAGAGTCTGAGAAAGCCATCAAGGAGAAGGAGTACGAGATAGAGAGGTTGAGGGTTCTTCTGCAGGAGGAGGGCGCCCGGAAGAGAGAATATGAAAATGAGCTGGCAAAGGTAAGAAACCACTATAATGAGGAGATGAGTAATTTAAGGAACAAGTATGAAACTGAGATTAACATTACGAAGACTACCATCAAGGAGATATCCATGCAGAAAGAGGATGATTCCAAAAATCTCAGAAACCAGCTGGACAGACTCTCGAGGGAGAACCGAGATCTGAAGGATGAGATCGTCAGGCTCAATGACAGCATCCTGCAGACCACTGAGCAGCGGAGGAGGGCGGAAGAGAATGTCCTTCAGCAGAAAGCCTGCGGCTCCGAGATCATGCAGAAGAAGCAGCAGCTGGAGATCGAACTGAAGCAGGTCATCCAGCAGCGCTCGGAGGACAACGCCCGGCACAAGCAGTCGCTGGAAGAGGCCGCCAAGACCATTCAGGACAAAAATAAGGAGATCGAAAGGCTCAAAGCCGATTTTCAGGAAGAGGCCAAGCGCCGCCGGGAATATGAAAACGAACTGGGTAAGGTAAGGAACAGTTACGATGAGGAGATCATTAGCTTGAAAAACCAGTTCGAGACCGAGATCAACATCACCAAGACCACCATCCACCAGCTCACCATGCAGAAAGAAGAGGACACCAGTGGCTACCAGGCCCAGATAGACAATCTCACcagagaaaacaggagcttatccGAGGAGATAAAGAGGCTAAAGAACACCTTAGCCCAGACCACTGAGAATCTCAGGAGGGTTGAAGAAAACGTCCAGCAGCAAAAGGCCACGGGCTCGGAGATGTCTCAGAGGAAACAGCAGCTGGAGATCGAGCTGAGACAGGTCACTCAGATGCGAACGGAGGAGAGCATGAGATACAAGCAGTCCCTGGACGACGCTGCCAAGACCATCCAGGATAAAAACAAGGAGATAGAGAGGCTAAAACAACTgatagaaaaggaaacaaacgaaAGGAAATGCCTGGAAGACGAGAATGTGAAATTGCAAAGGGTCCAGTATGACCTGCAGAAGGCCAACAGTAGCGCGTCGGAGACCATAAGCAGATTGAAGGTTCAGGAGCAAGAGCTGACGCGCCTGAGAATCGACTACGAAAGGGTCTCCCAGGAGAGGACCCTGAAGGATCAGGATATCACGCGGTTCCAGAGCTCCCTGAAGGATCTGCAGCTGCAGAAGCAGAAAGTGGAGGAGGAGCTCCATCGGCTCAAGAGGACGGCCTCTGAAGACTCTTCCAAGAGGAAGAAGTTGGAAGAAGAGCTGGAAGGCATGAGGCGGTCTTTGAAAGAGCAAGTCATCAAAATCACCAACCTGACCCAGCAACTGGAGCAGGCGTCCATTGTCAAGAAAAGGAGCGAGGATGACCTCCGGCAGCAGAGGGACGTGTTGGAGGGCCACCTCAGGGAGAAGCAGAGGACCCAGGAGGAGCTGAGGAGGCTGTCCTCCGAGGTCGAGACCCTGAGGCGGCAGTTGCTCCAGGAGCAGGAAAACGTCAAGCAGGCTCAAGTGAGGAACGAACATTTCCAGAAGGCCATAGAAGATAAGAGCAGGAGCCTAAACGAAAGCAAGATAGAAATCGAGAGGCTGCAGTCACTCACCGAGAACCTGACCAAGGAGCACCTGATGCTGGAGGAAGAACTGCGGAACCTGAGGCTGGAATACGATGAGCTGCGCAGGGGCCGCAGCGAGGCGGATAGCGATAAAAACGCCACCATCTCCGAGCTCAGGAGCCAGCTGCAGATCAGCAACAACCGGACCCTGGAACTGCAGGGGCTGATTAATGATttacagagagagagggaaaatttGAGACAGGAAATTGAGAAATTCCAAAAGCAGGCTTTAGAG GCATCTAACAGGATTCAGGAATCCAAGAGTCAGTGCACTCAGGTGGTGCAGGAAAGAGAGAGCCTTCTGGTGAAAATCAAAGTCCTGGAGCAAGACAAGGCGAGGCTGCAGAGGCTGGAGGACGAGCTGAACCGTCTGAAATCGTCCCTAGAGGCCGAGAGCAGGGTGAAGCAGCGCCTGGAGAGCGAGAAACAGCAGATCCAGAATGACCTGAACCAGTGGAAAACCCAGTACTCCCGCAAGGAGGAGGCGATTCGGAAGATAGAGGCAGAAAGAGAAAAGAGCGAGAGGGAGAAGAACAGCCTTAGGAGTGAGATCGAAAGGCTCCAGGCAGAGATCAAGAGGATTGAAGAGAGGTGCCGGAGGAAGCTGGAGGATTCCTCCAGGGAGACGCAGTCCCAGCTGGAGACGGAGCGCTGCAGGCTTCAGAGAGAGATTGACAAACTCCGGCAGCGCCCATACGGGTCCCACCGAGAGACCCAGACCGAGTATGAGTGGACCGTCGACTCCTCCAAGCTGGTGTTTGACGGCCTCAGGAAGAAGGTGACGGCCATGCAGCTGTACGAGTGCCAGCTGATTGACAAAGCAACCTTGGACAAACTGTTGAAGGGCAAGAAGTCGGTGGAAGAAGTCGCTTCTGAAATCCAGCCTTTCCTCCGGGGTGCCGGAGCTATCGCCGGAGCGTCTGCTTCTCCTAAGGAAAAATACTCTTTGGTAGAGGCCAAGAGAAAGAAGCTAATCACCCCGGAATCTACTGTCATGCTTCTGGAGGCCCAGGCGGCAACGGGTGGCATCATTGATCCCCATCGGAATGAGAAGCTGACCGTGGACAATGCCATCGCTCGGGACCTGATCGATTTCGATGACCGCCAGCAGATCTATACGGCCGAAAAAGCCATCACTGGTTTTGATGATCCATTTTCAGGCAAGACGGTGTCTGTTTCAGAAGCCATCAAGAAGAATTTGATCGACAGAGAAACGGGAATGCGTCTGCTGGAAGCCCAGATCGCTTCGGGGGGTGTAGTCGACCCCGTGAATAGTGTCTTTTTGCCAAAGGATGTCGCCTTGGCCCGTGGGCTGATTGACAGAGATTTGTATCGGTCCCTGAATGATCCCCGAGACAGTCAGAAGAATTTCGTGGATCCGGTTACTAAAAAGAAGGTCAGTTACATGCAACTGAGGGAAAGGTGCAGAATCGAACCCCACACCGGTCTGCTCTTGCTAACGGTACAGAAGAGAAGCATGTCCTTCCAGGGAATCAGACAGCCTGTGACCGTCACCGAATTAGTCGATTCTGGTATATTGAGACCGTCCACTGTCAATGAACTGGAATCAGGTCAGATTTCTTATGATGAGGTTGGTGAGAGGATTAAGGACTTCCTCCAGGGTTCCAGCTGCATAGCAGGAATATACAATGAGACCACAAAACAGAAGCTTGGCATTTACGAGGCCATGAAAATCGGCTTGGTGCGGCCCGGTACTGCTCTGGAGTTGCTGGAAGCCCAAGCTGCCACCGGCTTTATCGTGGATCCTGTTAGCAACTTGAGGTTACCTGTGGAGGAAGCCTACAAAAGAGGTCTGGTGGGCATAGAGTTCAAAGAGAAGCTCCTGTCTGCAGAAAGAGCCGTCACTGGTTATAATGACCCTGAAACTGGAAACATCATCTCTCTGTTCCAAGCCATGAACAAGGAACTCATCGAAAAGGGCCATGGCATCCGCTTACTGGAAGCCCAGATTGCCACTGGAGGGATCATTGATCCGAAGGAGAGCCATCGTTTACCCGTTGACATGGCGTACAAGAGGGGCTACTTTAATGAGGAGCTCAGTGAGATTCTTTCAGATCCAAGTGATGATACCAAAGGATTCTTTGATCCCAACACTGAAGAAAACCTTACCTATCTGCAACTCAAAGAAAGATGCATTAAGGATGAGGAAACGGGGCTCTGTCTTCTGCCcctgaaagaaaagaagaaacaggTGCAGACCTCGCAAAAGAATACCCTCAGGAAGCGCAGAGTGGTCATAGTTGACCCAGAAACCAATAAGGAGATGTCTGTCCAGGAGGCCTACAAGAAGGGCCTGATCGATTATGAAACCTTCAAAGAACTGTGTGAGcaggaatgtgagtgggaagaaataACCATCACGGGATCAGATGGCTCCACCAGGGTGGTCCTGGTGGACAGgaagacaggcagtcagtatgaCATTCAGGATGCTATTGACAAGGGCCTCGTCGACAGGAAGTTCTTTGATCAGTACCGATCGGGCAGCCTGAGCCTCACCCAGTTTGCCGACATGATCTCCTTGAAAAACGGCATTGGCAACGGCAGCGGCAGCGGCATGTGCACCAGTGTCAACGATGATGTTTTTAGCAGCTCCCGACACGAATCGGTGAGTAAGATTTCCACCATCTCCAGCGTCAGGAATTTAACCATCAGGAGCAGCTCTTTTTCCGACTCCCTGGAAGAATCCAGCCCCATTGCGGCCATCTTTGACACAGAAAACCTGGAGAAGATCTCCATCACAGAAGGTATAGAGCGAGGCATCGTTGACAGCATCACCGGGCAGAGGCTTCTGGAGGCTCAGGCCTGCACTGGGGGCATCATCCACCCGACCACCGGCCAGAAGCTGTCTCTTCAGGATGCGGTCTCCCAGGGTCTAATTGACCAAGATATGGCCACCCGGCTGAAGCCTGCCCAGAAGGCCTTCATTGGCTTTGAAGGTGTGAAGGGGAAGAAGAAGATGTCGGCAGCAGAAGCAGTGAAAGAAAAATGGCTCCCCTATGAGGCAGGTCAGCGCTTCCTGGAGTTCCAGTACCTCACTGGTGGCCTCGTTGACCCAGAGGTGCATGGAAGGATAAGCACGGAAGAAGCCATCAGAAAGGGGTTCATCGACGGCCGAGCCGCTCAGAGGCTGCAAGACACCAGCAGCTACGCCAAAATCCTGACCTGCCCCAAAACCAAGTTAAAAATATCCTATAAGGATGCCATGAATCGCTCGATGGTAGAGGATATCACAGGGTTACGCCTTCTGGAAGCGGCCTCTGTGTCGTCCAAGGGCTTACCCAGCCCTTATAACATGTCCTCAGCCCCAGGCTCCCGCTCTGGCTCCCGCAGTGGGTCCCGCTCTGGCTCCCGCAGTGGCTCCCGCAGTGGCTCCCGGAGGGGAAGCTTCGATGCCACAGGAAATTCTTCCTACTCTTATTCCTACACATTTAGCAGTAGCTCCATTGGGCACTAG